From Synechococcus sp. MW101C3, a single genomic window includes:
- the sds gene encoding solanesyl diphosphate synthase — MATVAQLLQPVENDLETLLSDLRSLIGAGHPILQAAAEHLFSAGGKRIRPGVVLLLSRALSPDGELSSRHRRLAEITEMIHTASLVHDDVVDEASTRRGVDTVHSRFNNRLAVLAGDFLFAQASWHLANLDDLDVVKLLSRVIMDLADGEVRQGLFRYDTGQSFETYLEKSYCKTASLIANSARAAGVLSNLPVDRLDQLYRFGRQLGLAFQVVDDILDFTGSDQQLGKPAASDLAAGYLTAPVLFALEERPPLAGLIERELCEPGDLDQALELVRGCEAIPRSRTLAEGFAREAGEALQWLPPSASSDALKALPDFVLSRLY, encoded by the coding sequence ATGGCCACGGTCGCGCAATTGCTCCAGCCGGTCGAGAACGACCTCGAAACTCTGCTGAGCGATCTGCGCAGCCTGATCGGCGCCGGCCACCCGATCCTCCAGGCTGCAGCTGAGCACCTCTTTAGTGCCGGTGGCAAACGGATCCGCCCCGGCGTGGTTCTGCTGCTCTCACGGGCTCTCAGCCCTGATGGTGAGCTCTCCAGCCGGCACCGGCGCCTGGCTGAGATCACCGAAATGATTCACACCGCCTCCCTCGTCCACGACGACGTGGTCGATGAGGCCTCCACCCGCCGCGGCGTGGACACGGTCCACAGCCGCTTCAACAATCGCCTGGCGGTGCTGGCGGGCGATTTCCTTTTCGCCCAGGCCAGCTGGCACCTCGCCAACCTCGACGACCTCGATGTGGTGAAGCTGCTCTCGCGCGTGATCATGGACCTGGCCGACGGCGAAGTGCGACAGGGTCTGTTCCGCTACGACACCGGCCAGAGCTTCGAGACCTACCTCGAAAAGAGCTACTGCAAAACTGCCTCGCTGATCGCCAACAGCGCCCGCGCCGCCGGGGTGCTGAGCAACCTGCCGGTCGATCGCCTCGATCAGCTCTACCGCTTCGGCCGCCAGTTGGGCCTGGCCTTCCAGGTGGTCGACGACATCCTCGACTTCACCGGCAGCGATCAGCAACTGGGAAAGCCTGCTGCCAGCGATCTGGCCGCCGGCTACCTCACGGCCCCGGTGCTCTTCGCCCTTGAGGAACGTCCGCCCCTGGCCGGGCTGATCGAGCGAGAGCTCTGCGAACCCGGCGACCTCGATCAGGCGCTGGAGCTGGTGCGGGGCTGCGAAGCGATCCCCCGGTCGCGCACGCTGGCCGAAGGTTTTGCCCGAGAGGCCGGCGAAGCGCTCCAGTGGCTACCGCCTTCCGCCTCCAGCGACGCCCTCAAGGCCCTGCCGGACTTCGTGCTCAGCCGCCTCTATTGA